A section of the Sporichthyaceae bacterium genome encodes:
- a CDS encoding tautomerase family protein: MPVYTCTTTTGTLAAATKRDLAAEITRIHAEINQVSTRYVNVVFQDVAPRNLYTDSSPANPLLINGWVREGHPAAETTRLALAVAAAGSRVTGLAVEEVLVVIQSSPAHAAVEGGRVLPEPGQEAAWVAGN, encoded by the coding sequence ATGCCCGTCTACACCTGCACCACCACGACCGGGACGTTGGCCGCCGCCACGAAGCGCGACCTCGCGGCCGAGATCACCCGCATCCATGCCGAGATCAACCAGGTGTCGACCAGGTACGTCAACGTGGTGTTCCAGGACGTGGCCCCGCGCAACCTCTACACCGACTCGAGCCCGGCGAACCCTCTGTTGATCAATGGCTGGGTCCGGGAGGGCCACCCCGCGGCAGAGACGACGCGGCTTGCGTTGGCGGTGGCTGCAGCGGGCAGCCGGGTCACCGGGCTGGCTGTCGAAGAGGTCCTGGTGGTCATCCAGAGCAGCCCCGCCCATGCCGCGGTCGAGGGCGGCCGGGTCCTGCCCGAACCGGGTCAGGAAGCGGCCTGGGTCGCGGGGAACTGA